Proteins from a genomic interval of Uloborus diversus isolate 005 chromosome 4, Udiv.v.3.1, whole genome shotgun sequence:
- the LOC129220141 gene encoding general transcription factor 3C polypeptide 5-like, whose protein sequence is MEIKYNTKQLIAVEYPGTVVNLENMTKTLGGESKLFSMFNTPTKRLELKFRPEDPYCKCVHGDRFNTTNILLKIVKKTKKSKKDTAASSDNVKFEVEFLGAACTTYKFKTLVDFQVLPAAFDENKQEFKSLLSDIVPTKLHPASWLDQDIELFLPPLMYSRFDLPQNGYMDIINKSKIDPSVEARIPANVIGRSRKRRAGFAVFTTFESTDACNEPQTEAIKQLQLYPIEIDIKKRLEVLFNNERPIWTRNGLLTKLKCDRNRLKHALPCTAYYFTNGPWRASWVKFGYNPRKDIAAKIYQIMDLRINPNIPVDDKLNRRRQAYYTLPNKNSAAAIKVPKIRTDLLAAPSTKEDESDDKIRVLPYEYFPGKLPVSRQCFFQLCDIYLDSVQELVHQNDGHEQVCLEKDGWCELGTLERCRELLIADIIKTVKESKDMDS, encoded by the coding sequence atggaGATTAAATATAACACTAAACAGCTGATTGCTGTGGAGTATCCTGGCACAGTTGTCAATCTTGAGAACATGACGAAAACACTTGGAGGTGAAAGCAAATTATTTTCGATGTTTAATACTCCCACTAAACGCTTGGAATTGAAATTTAGACCAGAGGATCCTTATTGCAAATGCGTTCATGGGGATAGATTTAACACtacaaatattttgttgaaaatagtgaagaaaacaaaaaaatcaaagaaagataCAGCAGCATCCAGTGATAATGTCAAATTCGAAGTTGAGTTTCTGGGTGCTGCTTGTACAACTTACAAGTTTAAAACTCTGGTTGATTTTCAAGTACTTCCAGCAGCTTTCGATGAAAATAAACAGGAATTTAAGTCCTTGCTTTCTGATATAGTTCCAACAAAATTACATCCTGCTTCATGGCTTGATCAAGACATTGAATTGTTTTTGCCACCTCTTATGTACTCACGATTTGACTTGCCGCAAAATGGTTATATGGACATTATTAACAAGTCTAAAATTGATCCTTCTGTCGAAGCCCGAATTCCTGCTAATGTCATTGGAAGAAGCAGGAAACGACGAGCAGGTTTTGCCGTTTTTACAACTTTTGAAAGTACAGACGCTTGCAATGAGCCTCAAACTGAAGCAATTAAGCAGTTGCAGCTGTATCCGATCGAAATTGACATCAAGAAAAGACTAGAAGTTCTTTTTAATAATGAGCGTCCTATTTGGACTAGAAATGGTCTTTTGACTAAACTAAAATGTGATAGAAATCGATTGAAGCACGCTTTACCTTGCACTGCCTACTATTTTACCAATGGACCATGGAGAGCATCATGGGTAAAATTCGGGTACAATCCACGGAAAGACATTGCTGCTAAAATCTATCAAATTATGGATTTGCGAATAAATCCAAACATACCTGTAGATGATAAATTAAACAGAAGAAGGCAAGCGTACTATACTTTGCCCAACAAAAATTCAGCTGCTgcaattaaagttccaaaaataagaaCTGATTTGCTAGCCGCTCCATCAACTAAAGAAGATGAATCTgatgataaaatacgagtattACCTTATGAATATTTCCCTGGGAAATTGCCGGTATCCAGACAGTGCTTTTTCCAGCTGTGTGATATCTATCTTGATTCTGTTCAAGAGTTGGTTCACCAGAATGATGGCCATGAACAAGTTTGCCTTGAAAAAGACGGTTGGTGTGAACTCGGAACCTTAGAGAGGTGCAGGGAGCTTCTTATTGCCGATATCATAAAAACTGTTAAGGAATCTAAAGATATGGATAGTTAA